In one window of Solanum pennellii chromosome 2, SPENNV200 DNA:
- the LOC107009025 gene encoding uncharacterized protein LOC107009025 isoform X2, with the protein MALGDFFPFVQAMGDVLVEGRRCPVKFVGLRARRKLAQTICLSQKINKVELLSSFLTKDRGLSLQVMALKCLRFILAKGMYHFPANSNVTLKLFGVINQLDFPPALHFDALRALCKILPPNLDTIPCTEILTIFSKFLQVVEVKLQSPVISERVFAIHVLACIFDKLLGILKDAAGGIGSIVSSRMLTFTLDRISQLIKLVVDNPHPDKGTEQEVKSLLFILVDLVGRHQDLCGIVLDRICIVIEHLVGVLNEITSMTNSVSEDHHITELDKENHTSTASRVLIYLSQILITCFEKLDISTGGATEVFNRMEHLVEHVHQCSLLPVYVHLIYDLLLHFHAAYQCMWLEIGEDLGSNRNFRPSRYSSLSHDGSLSQHEILIIDRVKQILVKKDYWLSYKLAKYAACNGAWLVAAYIFGELIPMVQSDICCFWLKSLSHLSELERKFQLFGLTLSENAAGEIMTADQIENVIGAANKLCSLEEAFDASVSGLAFSFQRWFITLRSKVVRTVADVLKLLSMNLLSQDATSTKQIEARILVWHSNSSKGLSSLLQLLAHASSQFMMLVKEFDLLAASFIVMDRKSMKIVSDLGLSCSLLAFSTGLTLRLASFRGKQNCSTYGLETTDEQFHAQLVHDLLKRLGFTDIETSKNLRHLLDFHRSSRSCSTQEFRNEVSTTSVEARDIAKLCKYSVQRLLSLQAILVHENNGVSQIPRDALQLLFNIIFSWIQIPFRTPKHFFQLRPPISAELFIPNEDGKRIDDISVLSGFQLPLTLCIQLRNISPDQLSQVSKLYCILHSRTSFQVFSANRDKKVSESSCQAWKSEHMVGLNDKLLHFTTGTTERDGLRAMENAGGTSAVDKFVCFDPNEKGQGFATCLLNVSAFPLGSYQIKWHSCCIDKNGAYWSLMPLNTNQFFTVQESFNSGQSVRVP; encoded by the exons GTGGAATTGCTTTCCTCATTTTTGACTAAGGACAGAGGTTTGAGCCTGCAAGTTATGGCATTAAAATGTCTTCGTTTCATTTTAGCCAAAGGAATGTATCACTTCCCGGCCAATTCAAATGTGACTCTAAAGTTGTTTGGCGTCATAAATCAGTTAGATTTTCCACCAGCTTTGCATTTTGATGCTCTAAGAGCTTTATGCAAG ATACTCCCCCCCAACCTAGATACAATTCCATGCACAGAGATCCTCACTATTTTCTCCAAGTTCTTACAAGTTGTTGAGGTCAAACTACAATCTCCAGTCATCTCAGAGAGGGTTTTTGCAATTCATGTATTAGCATGTATTTTTGACAAGCTTTTGGGGATACTGAAAGATGCAGCAGGTGGAATTGGCTCAATTGTTTCATCTCGCATGCTTACATTCACCTTAGATCGCATCTCCCAACTAATTAAGTTAGTGGTTGATAATCCTCATCCAGACAAAGGAACGGAGCAGGAGGTAAAGAGTTTACTTTTTATCTTAGTTGATTTGGTTGGAAGACATCAAGATCTCTGTGGTATTGTGCTAGATAGGATCTGTATAGTTATTGAACATCTGGTCGGCGTGCTTAATGAAATTACCAGTATGACAAATTCAGTCTCAGAAGATCATCATATAACAGAGCTTGACAAAGAAAACCATACATCAACTGCATCAAGAGTCTTGATTTATTTATCTCAGATTCTGATAACTTGCTTTGAAAAGCTGGATATCTCCACTGGTGGTGCCACCGAAGTCTTTAACAGAATGGAGCACCTGGTTGAGCATGTGCACCAGTGCAGCTTACTTCCTGTTTACGTCCACCTAATATATGACCTTTTATTGCACTTCCATGCTGCATATCAGTGTATGTGGCTGGAGATAGGGGAAGATCTGGGTTCTAATAGAAATTTTCGTCCATCTCGTTATAGTTCTCTCTCACATGATGGTTCCCTGTCCCAGCATGAAATTCTCATTATTGATCGTGTGAAGCAAATTTTGGTTAAAAAGGATTATTGGTTGTCTTATAAGCTGGCAAAATATGCGGCATGCAATGGTGCATGGTTAGTAGCTGCTTACATATTTGGGGAGCTAATACCTATGGTCCAATCTGATATCTGTTGTTTTTGGTTAAAATCATTATCCCATCTTTCAGAATTAGAAAGGAAATTTCAGTTGTTCGGGCTTACTCTTTCTGAAAATGCAGCTGGGGAAATTATGACAGCTGATCAGATTGAAAATGTTATTGGGGCCGCCAACAAGCTTTGTTCTTTAGAGGAAGCTTTTGATGCCTCTGTTTCTGGTCTTGCTTTTAGTTTTCAGAGATGGTTTATTACTTTAAGATCAAAGGTTGTTCGAACTGTGGCAGATGTACTAAAATTATTGAGCATGAATTTGCTTTCACAAGATGCCACCAGTACAAAACAAATAGAGGCGAGGATTTTGGTTTGGCACTCAAATTCTTCTAAAGGACTCAGCTCATTGTTGCAACTGCTTGCCCATGCTTCTTCCCAGTTCATGATGCTAGTAAAGGAATTTGATCTCTTAGCAGCCTCATTCATTGTCATGGACAGGAAAAGTATGAAGATAGTTTCTGATCTTGGATTGAGTTGTTCACTGTTAGCCTTTAGTACTGGATTAACATTACGTTTGGCCAGTTTCCGTGGTAAACAAAATTGTAGTACTTATGGTCTTGAAACTACAGACGAGCAATTTCATGCTCAGCTAGTTCATGACTTGTTAAAAAGACTTGGGTTTACAGACATAGAGACTAGCAAAAATCTGCGGCATCTTTTGGATTTCCATCGAAGCTCTAGGAGCTGTTCCACGCAAGAATTCCGAAATGAAGTCTCTACAACTTCTGTTGAAGCAAGAGATATTGCTAAACTTTGTAAATATTCCGTTCAGAGACTTCTTAGTTTGCAAGCGATTCTTGTACATGAAAATAATGGTGTATCCCAAATTCCTCGTGATGCTTTGCAGTTGCtgttcaatattattttctcgTGGATACAGATTCCTTTCCGGACTCCGAagcatttttttcaattaag GCCCCCTATTTCTGCTGAGCTTTTCATACCAAATGAAGATGGTAAAAGGATAGACGATATATCTGTCTTGTCAGGTTTTCAGCTCCCTCTAACCCTATGTATTCAGCTAAGAAATATATCTCCAGACCAGCTGTCCCAAGTGTCAAAGTTGTACTGCATCCTTCACTCAAGGACATCCTTTCAAGTATTCAGTGCAAACAGGGATAAGAAGGTATCAGAGTCCAGTTGCCAAGCTTGGAAAAGCGAACACATGGTAGGCCTTAATGACAAACTATTGCACTTCACAACAGGGACTACCGAGCGGGATGGATTACGTGCCATGGAAAATGCTGGAGGGACTTCGGCTGTGGATAAATTTGTGTGTTTTGATCCTAATGAGAAAGGGCAAGGATTTGCAACCTGCTTGCTAAATGTTTCTGCATTCCCTTTGGGTTCTTACCAAATCAAATGGCACAGCTGTTGTATAGACAAAAATGGTGCTTACTGGAGCCTTATGCCCCTGAACACTAATCAGTTCTTCACTGTACAGGAATCTTTTAATAGTGGTCAGTCTGTTAGAGTGCCATAG
- the LOC107011730 gene encoding single myb histone 6-like, giving the protein MGAPKQKWTSEEEAALKAGVAKYGVGKWSTILKDPEFAVVLRSRSNVDLKDKWRNLHVMASGWGSRHRGKIVSKSAQPTPKHDDSTLVSYVSENDTEIPDVKPLASTGDELKDVGSKKPLSRLDDLILESIAKLKESRGSSRNAISSYIEERYVAPLNFERLLAANLKVLTEKGRLIKVKHHYRIAPNRASSDGKGGPFSLPMGGKLDSTMVEKNETRILTKEQIDADLEQMKSMSAEEAAAAAAQAVAEAEVAIAEAERAARIAEEFEAEAEAAQCFAEVASKALQHQTILV; this is encoded by the exons ATGGGTGCACCTAAGCAGAAGTGGACATCAGAAGAAGAAGCTGCCCTTAAAGCTGGTGTAGCGAAGTATGGGGTTGGCAAATGGAGCACCATTCTTAAAGATCCAGAGTTTGCTGTTGTGTTGCGCTCTCGCTCAAATGTGGACTTGAAG GATAAATGGAGGAATCTACATGTCATGGCAAGTGGATGGGGATCTCGGCATCGGGGGAAGATTGTGTCTAAAAGTGCTCAGCCTACACCGAAGCACGATGACAGCACCTTGGTTAGCTATGTGAGTGAGAATGATACAGAAATTCCTGATGTTAAACCTCTTGCATCGACTGGTGATGAACTGAAGGATGTTGGCTCAAAAAAACCACTTTCAAG ATTAGATGATCTTATACTGGAGTCAATAGCCAAATTGAAGGAATCACGTGGATCTAGTCGGAATGCAATTTCTTCTTACATAGAG GAGCGGTATGTAGCACCTCTAAACTTTGAAAGGCTGTTGGCAGCAAATTTGAAGGTGTTGACTGAAAAAGGAAGACTGATAAAG GTAAAGCATCACTACAGGATTGCACCGAATAGAGCATCATCTGATGGCAAGGGAGGCCCTTTCTCTTTGCCTATGGGCGGAAAGCTTGATTCCACTATGGTAGAAAAGAATGAAACTAGAATACTGACTAAAGAACAGATTGATGCGGACTTAGAGCAAATGAAGAGCATGAGTGCAGAGGAGGCTGCTGCAGCCGCAGCTCAAGCAGTTGCAGAGGCTGAAGTTGCCATTGCTGAGGCAGAACGGGCAGCAAGGATTGCAGAGGAGTTTGAAGCGGAAGCAGAGGCAGCACAGTGCTTTGCTGAAGTAGCATCAAAGGCACTACAGCATCAGACTATCCTTGTCTG A
- the LOC107009081 gene encoding ADP-ribosylation factor-like protein 8a, producing MGLWEAFLNWLRSLFFKQEMELSLIGLQNAGKTSLVNVIATGGYSEDMIPTVGFNMRKVTKGNVTIKLWDLGGQPRFRSMWERYCRAVSAIVYVVDAADHDNLSISKSELHDLLNKTSLSGIPLLVLGNKIDKPGALSKQALTDEMGLNSITDREVCCYMISCKNSTNIDSVIDWLVKHSKSKS from the exons ATGGGTCTTTGGGAAGCTTTTCTCAATTGGCTCCGAAG CCTCTTCTTTAAACAGGAAATGGAGCTTTCTTTGATAGGGCTGCAAAATGCAGGGAAAACTTCACTTGTAAATGTTATTGCT ACTGGTGGATATAGTGAAGATATGATACCAACG GTAGGATTTAACATGAGGAAAGTGACTAAAGGTAATGTCACTATAAAATTGTGGGACCTTGGAGGTCAACCCAGATTCCGAAGTATGTGGGAAAGATATTGTCGTGCAGTTTCAGCTATAGT ATATGTTGTTGATGCTGCTGATCATGATAATCTTAGCATTTCTAAAAGTGAACTCCATGACCTGCTGAACAAGACATCATTGAGTGGTATTCCGTTGCTGGTATTGGGGAACAAGATTGACAAACCTGGAGCTCTGTCCAAGCAGGCTTTGACTGATGAGAT GGGATTGAATTCTATAACAGACAGAGAGGTGTGCTGCTATATGATATCATGCAAAAATTCCACCAATATTGACTCTGTTATTGATTGGCTTGTCAAGCACTCAAAATCAAAGAGTTAA
- the LOC107008970 gene encoding adenylyl-sulfate kinase 3-like, whose translation MIIRSLRFKMVAIGKCSSIYRTSTEFDFPETSSGKLGLVKLPACNHGEKSFGFSVSGSEVKTSFVRPLRAIEASRMSHVDGKAEKFQRAGSDSNEDLPTNDCNGFAGKGIPQMSTIGNSTNIVWHKCSVEKCDREELLQQRGCVIWVTGLSGSGKSTLACALGRGLHARGKLTYILDGDNVRHGLNHDLSFRAEDRAENIRRTGEVAKLFADAGVICIASLISPYRKERDACRALLAEGDFIEVFMDVPLHVCEARDPKGLYKLARAGKIKGFTGVDDPYEPPLTSEIVLRQNQGLCDSPNDLADIVISYLDKNGYLEA comes from the exons atgatAATTCGCTCATTGCGATTCAAAATGGTTGCAATTGGAAAATGTTCATCGATTTATCGGACTTCGACGGAATTTGATTTTCCGGAGACATCGTCGGGAAAGTTAGGGTTAGTAAAGCTACCGGCATGCAATCACGGAGAGAAATCCTTTGGCTTTAGTGTTTCTGGTAGCGAGGTCAAAACGAGCTTTGTAAGGCCTTTAAGAGCAATTGAAGCTTCTAGGATGTCTCATGTCGACGGAAAAGCTGAAAAATTTCAGCGGGCAGGGAGTGATTCCAACGAAGACTTGCCTACAAATGATTGCAATGGCTTTGCtg GTAAAGGTATACCTCAGATGTCTACAATCGGGAATTCAACAAACATTGTCTGGCACAAGTGTTCTGTAGAGAAATGTGACAGAGAGGAGTTGCTTCAACAACGGGGTTGTGTAATATGGGTAACTGGCCTCAGTGGTTCAG GGAAGAGCACTCTCGCATGTGCTCTAGGTCGTGGCTTACACGCTAGAGGAAAACTCACCTATATCCTTGATGGTGATAATGTTCGCCATGGTCTGAATCATGATCTTAGTTTCAGAGCAGAAGATCGGGCAGAAAATATAAGACGGACTG GGGAGGTGGCAAAGCTTTTCGCGGATGCTGGAGTTATTTGCATTGCCAGTTTGATATCTCCCTATAGAAAGGAACGAGATGCTTGTCGTGCTTTACTGGCAGAAGGGGATTTCATTGAG GTGTTCATGGATGTTCCTCTGCATGTATGTGAGGCAAGGGAtcctaagggcttgtacaaacTTGCTCGAGCTGGGAAAATAAAAG GTTTTACCGGTGTTGATGATCCATACGAGCCACCCCTAACATCTGAG ATAGTTTTACGTCAGAACCAAGGGCTATGTGATTCTCCTAATGATTTGGCCGATATTGTTATTTCATACTTGGACAAAAACGGGTACCTGGAAGCGTAA
- the LOC107011903 gene encoding 60S ribosomal protein L26-1 — MKYNPRVSSSRRKSRKAHFTAPSSARRILMSAPLSSELRVKYNVRSMPVRKDDEVQVVRGTYKGRDGKVVQVYRKKWVIHVERITREKVNGSTVNVGIHPSKVVVTKLRLDKDRRSLLDRKAKGRAAADKDKGTKFTSEDIMQKID; from the coding sequence ATGAAGTACAATCCAAGAGTATCCTCCTCTCGTCGGAAGAGCAGGAAGGCTCATTTCACGGCGCCTTCAAGTGCGCGCCGGATTTTAATGAGCGCACCCTTATCGTCCGAGTTACGTGTAAAGTACAACGTAAGATCTATGCCGGTGAGGAAAGATGACGAAGTTCAGGTTGTTCGTGGAACTTACAAGGGCCGTGACGGGAAGGTTGTCCAAGTGTACCGTAAGAAATGGGTGATCCACGTTGAACGTATAACCAGAGAGAAGGTCAATGGATCTACTGTGAACGTTGGTATTCATCCTTCAAAGGTTGTTGTTACAAAGCTAAGGCTTGACAAAGACAGGAGATCACTACTCGACCGCAAGGCTAAGGGACGAGCTGCTGCTGACAAGGACAAGGGCACTAAGTTCACTTCTGAGGATATCATGCAGAAAATCGATTGA